The genomic stretch AAAATTATAAATAAAATTAAATCACTAAACAAGAAAGATCGTCAAATTCTTAAAGAAATTCTAGCTTACAGATCAACTAAGACTCAAAAAAAGTCAGTACCTGAAGTGCCTTAAGAAAATGAAACTGAACTGATTATCTACTTAATTTAGGAATCAAGAAGTCAAATAATCAACCTTACAAATCGAATGCTTTTAAAATGCTTATATCTTGCTGTGTAAATACATATAAACGACCAATTCTATTAAAAAAACTTTTACTAAGTTTAGAGAAACAAAAGCTTGAAAAAGATTGGAAACTTGAAATAATAATCGTTGATAATGATGAACTAGAACAAGGTAAATTAGTCGTTGAAGAATTCAGAAAATGTTCCAACCTAAATATTCACTATTATACACAACCTATTAAAAATATAAGTGTAACCAGAAATAAGGGAGTGAAGTTTGCAAAAGGAGAAATCATAATGTTCATTGATGATGATGGATTTGCTGCTGAGGATTGGATTTTTGAAATGATGAAGTGTATGGAAAACTACGAAGCAGATGCGGTATTTGGAACGGTTTTGCCATATTATGAGGAGGGAGTACCTGAATTATATATAAAAGGTAAATTTTTTGATAGACTCATTCAGAATACCGGAGAACCAGCCACTTATAAGCGAACGACTAACTGTTTAATAAAAAGTGTGGTTTTGAAACAAATAAATGGACCATTTGATCCAAAAGATGGTTTGACTGGCGGAGAAGATTCAAACCTCTTTGAAAAACTACGAGTTCTAGGTGCTAAACTTGTGTTCTGTAAGGAAGGCATAGTGCATGATCACGTCCCGATAAATAGAGCGAACTTAAAATGGCTTATACAAAGGAAATTCAGAGAAGGTCTTGGATTTACTGCAATAAAGCTAAAGCATGCTAACAGGACGTTTTTAACTGGGTTTTATTATTTCCTTAGAGCAATAATATTTTTATTTATAAGTTTTGTATTGTTTTTAGTCTGTTTCCCATTCAAAATTCAACGAACGAAATGGTTATTAAATTGTATTAGCAATATTGGACATTTATCCGCATTTGCAAAAATTGAATACAGAGAGTATGAATAAGAATAGAGACAAATCAATAGTGCACATAAGTTTTGACTTTCCAGATAGCATAAATAATAACAAAACAAAAGCTATTTCGAATTTAATAAATGCTCAAAAAGAATTTAAAAACATTGTGTTTTCGCTAAACAGAACAGCAAACCCATTTGCTGACTTTAATTACAAAAAAGAACATTATGGCTATTCTTTAAATATTTATGGACTCCCGTATGGAATAGGTTTAAGAATATGGATGTACTTTGCATTTAAAAAAATTCATAAACTAATTTCAAGAGAGAAGATAAACGTAGATCTTATCCATGGGCATAAACTATCTTTTGAAGGATTAATATCTAGAAATCTGTCTCAAGAATTATCAGTACCATATATCATATCCGTAAGAGGCTATACTGATTTTACAGCAATAAAATTTTCACCATTTAACAGAAAACTTTTTCTAAAAATATTACAAAAATCCAGTAAGGTAATTTACTTAACACCTTGGTCTAAAGATAAAGTTCAACAAATATTTAGTGAGAAAGTAAGTGGTAAAAAAAGCCTAATATTACCAAATATCATTATATTAAATGACATCACTATTAACACCCAAGAGAGGTTTCCAGATAAATTCGTGACTGTCTTTAATCTAGATTCGTATAAAGCAAAAAACATAAAAAGAACTATATTAGCCATGAATATTGTTCACAAGAAATATCCTCAATTAAAGCTCGATATTATAGGAGGGGGAAAGTCTGCCAAAAAAATACAATCATATATTGACACCTGTACATTCCCATCAAACTTTGCTTTATTGGGGCCTATGGAACATAAAAAAGTATTAACCCAATATTGCAAATATTTAGGCTTTTTATTACCTAGCTTTCCAGAAACTTTTGGCTTAGTCTTTATTGAAGCGCTGTATTCAGGAATCCCCATTCTATACTCAAGAAAATCCGGAGTTGATGGATATTTCGATGATTACCAAATAGGTAAAAAGGTTAAATACGATTCTGTTGAGGATATTGCAAGTGCAATTATTAAGATTTATACTGAAAATTCTACTTATCGAAAATCTATTCAAGAATTAAAGGAAAATAATGGATTTCAAAAATTTTCACAAAATCATATAACAACCGAATATTCATACCTATTACAGAAACTCCTAAATTAGGGATAGGTGATAGATAAAATGCAAGTTCTATTTTAAAAGTGGGAGATAATTCTTAAAATTATATTTAATGAAAGATAAACTAAAAAAGATCCTATTATTTTATCAAATTTATAAAAAATTGACAAGACCATCATTGAAATTAAATGAGAATGGGGGAGTTGTCATCACATTTGACGACAAGTCAATTTCTGACTGGAACTCAACTCATGAAGTATTATTGAAATATAATTGGAAGGCAACATTTTGTGTTTCTGAAATTGATACTTTGAGTTCCGAAGAAATAGAAAAACTGAAAGATTTCCAGGAATATGGTCATGAAATTTCTGGTCATGGATATAACCATGTAGATGCCGTAAAATATGTAAAAAAACATGGCATTGATTCCTATCTTGATTCAGAAGTACTTCCAATGATTGAATCAATGAAACAAAAATCCTTAACAGTTAAATCATTCGCTTATCCATATGGTAAGCACAGCAAAAAAATTGATGCTTCACTACTGAAATATTTCAACATAGTTCGAGCCACTAGTTATGGCAGGATCCCTCCTTCTTTGCACACATGTTATTTTAATTATTCGTCCATGGTGCAAGGGATTGGGATCGATAGCATCTATAAACACATGGACGAAAAATACTTAATGAAATTGCTATCCTATGCTAAGGAAAAGAAAAAAATATTAATATTATATGGTCACAGAACTTCAAAGGACAATTTAAATGGCTACAATGTGAATCCTTCAGTATTAGAGACTATTTCAAAATATATCATTGATCATAATATGAAATTTTATACTTTATCTGATTTACATAATCTGAGAGTCAATCACTTAAAGCAGCGGGAAAACGCTTGAGGGTATATATTTTTTCGAATGCACTACTCATCAATATCGCCCCCCATTTAATCAAGTGCATATAGGATTAACTCTACAAACTGGTATTGGAATAATTACATTTATTGTTGGATTTGCAAAGGGTTATACAATTTATCAGAAATGATATGCAAATTTTGACCGTAAGGGACTGATGGGTTTCTTGCAAGATAGGATTCACTATATTTCCAAATATAAATATCATCTATAAACATGAACTGATCCTTTGCGGAGGCAAACCGAACATCTGCTCCACCCATAAAAGTAGAAATTGCTATTTCTTCTAGATGCTGAGGACTTCTTTCAGTCCTCAGCTCAATTTTATTCGAAGTGGCCACTAATTTACCGTCAAGCCATACCTGCATAATACCATTTTCTTTCCCAACATCATTACATACAATCCTTAGAGTGACCTCATGCCAAATACCTGAAACTAATTGACCAAAAGATCCAATTCCCATATCATCTCCATATTTATACTTCATGTTATGATGATATACATAAAGGCATAGTTTACCATTTTCTAACCATAACATTCTCGTGCTTGCCCCTTTGTTTCCAATATTTGGCCCATCTCCCCCACTAGCAACAGTTTGAACCGGGCCTAACGAAAACCCCGGCAATTTGCCCACAAGTCCCCAATCAAATTCTTTTTGGAATTTGATACGGTAAGTCATATAAATCTCTTCAATGTCACTTACGTATGGAGATATACGAACCCACTGATTTAATCCTCCTCCCCTTCCCCATGTCCCTTGAGGATAATAGTTTCCCAATACTTTCTTATCGTCCACGGACATGATCTTCGAAGTATTGGGTTGATACAATTCTCTATTTGACTTCCAGTCTTTTCTAAATTGACTATTGGTGTAATCACCGACTTGATGATCCTCAAAATCTATCATTTTGAATATTACAAAATCATCATGCATCCAATCTGGTTCTAGATCTGACCATTCACTAGTATTACTTTCAGATACTGTTTTATGAGAACCACTGATCTGACTCATACTTCTATTAACTTTCACGAGGATAAAATTTGCTTGATTAATTTGGAAAATAAAAGACACTAAAGTAACCAGCAAAACCAGAGTGGGATTTGATGTTAAAACAACTATATTAATAATTTTCATAACAAATTGACTATTGGAACAAAAGTAATTCTAAAAATCTCTAATGAATGATATTGCTTAAACTGTTCGAGTCAATTCCATTCTGTTTAATCCTCAAACTTGAACTCCTGCAGATATGCTTTTGTCATTAAATTCCAATGAAATATAATTTTTGACACTGGTTATACAAACCACATGAATTACTTTTTTAGCTAAAGGACAGCTAGGTCACTGGAAAATCAATGGACGGGAAGCTGTCACAACATTTCCCAACGTATCAGTAGCATAAACATACACACGGGAATTTGACTTCCCGGAAGGCATAATAATTTCCACAAACTTATTATCATCCATTGTACTTGATATAGCTGTACTTTTATTCCAGGAACCTTCATCAAATACCTCCCACTCATATTTAAGCTTACCCTCATATCCATTAACCGTGGCAGCAGAAAGCCAAATTTTTTCTCCAGATGCAAGTGGATACCAATGGCCAACTATTGCTATTTCAGGAAATTTTTCCTGATATGTAAGATTGTCTCCCAACCAAGCTCTCTGCAGGTAATAATAGGTGGGCTTTAATCTGCCTTTATAATCAGTAATTCCAAACCAGGTTGCGGTGCCTTCATATCTATCGCGCCAACTAAAGGCAAACCCTCCCAAATTATACCCTTTATTAAACTCTATATAGTCCTTCCACTGGACATCATACCACTTCGCCTTGGATAAACTGGATAGCTCTATCAGAAGATTATCATCCTTATAATCTCCAAATTCCTGGCTCCAATAGCCTTTAGGGCCAAATTCTGTGACAACATAAGGTCTTAAAGTATCAAATTTTGTGATTTCTTCTTTCAGCCCCTGAATGCTTTCTTTATAATAAGAATTGACTCCGATTACATCAAGCGAAGGAGCATAGGTCGCCATCTCGTGAAGTGTGCTTGCCATTTGATAATATTCATGCTCTTCAGTAGAAAAAACCGGTCTGCTTGGATCTAATTGATGAATCTTTTGAGCCAGTCTTTCGAGAAAATTCAAATAAGCCCTCCGTGTAAGGGTCAAATAGGGTTTTTCAAAATTCTTTTTTAATAATCCCCACGTTTCATTCCCAATATTCCAGGCAACAATACTTTTTTCATTTTTATATTTGCGCACATAATTCAAGACTTTTTTCTCATAGGCTTTTACCGCATCCTCATCTCCATAATAATCAATAGCGGGATCAAACCAAAAACCATACATCACCTTTAAATCATTTTCTTCTGCTATCTTCAGAATGTTTCGGTCATAAATACTGGGCTCATATCTGCGAATGGTATTGGCCCCCATTTCTTTGATTTGTTTAAAATCATGTTCCAGCTGCTTTCTTGAAAGGGGTAAAAAACCCTCTCTCCACTCATCCCCGGCACTGTAACAGATTCCCTTCATATAAAATTGCTTACCATCCACTTCCAATGAAAAATTCCCAAAGCCCCCCCTAACCAATCTATTCTGGTGGTCTTTAGTCTCTTTTTGTGCTTGTTGAAAAATAGCTAAACGCGGAGTGTCAAAGTTGGAAAGTACATCCGAAATGGAAGAATACTCGTAAGTCCAATCCATTTCTTGGCTATTCTCTTTCTCAAAATGAGATGAATCAGGATTTTGATAATAAAGAACCGCAGACAGTATTTCAGGATGTTTATCTTGTATCTCTTTCAGTACATTTTTATTCCAGCTTATTGCATCTCCACCATAGGAGGTTGAACCCAGTTCTGAAATCATGATAGGAAGATCGATTCCCAATTCTTGGATCCTTTTTTGTAAGGGTTGATATAATTCCTCAAAACTTTTCCAGCGTCCATCTGGCCCAACAGTACCATAATTAAAGCAAGAAATTCCGATCCAGTCCACATACCTGCTTTCTGGATAGGCCTTGCCACTGGGGAAATAGGTTTCTATGGCAGAAGGTTCCCAAGGGTTCCAAACCCAGGTAACGTTTTGAACACCCAGAATTTCAAATCGATCATGGATATACCTCCAAGCAGCAACAAAATCTTCAGGCAAATTTCCTCCTGTTGTTGACCAAGGATGTTTTGGGTTATCCATTTCATGTGCAAAACGCAGGAAAACCGGAAATCCCAAGGATCGAATCGAAACAGCCATTTGATCAATATAATCATCAAAATATCCCTCGCTAATATGGCGGAACACTCTTTTGTTTTGGCTTAAATCTGGATGATCTTTGTACTCATCAAACAAATTCGTCCTTGGCTCCCAGGTAATCATAGGGATTGCCCCATGCTCAATTATACTTTGCCAAAGAGCTGTGGGAAGAGGGTCTGAGCTCCATAGAAGTGATGAAGAAATGACGGACCAAGAATGATCAACTTCCTTTTCAGCTACGAAAATGCTCTCTAGACCAGATTCTTTACGTGTTGTAGGTAACTGAATCCCTGTATAAAATCCTCCAATATTTATTTTGTTCAACGTTTTCTCCATTTCTCCTGAATTTGAATCCGATGGAAGCTGGATCAGAAAAAAAGAAGAAACGATTAAACATATAATAATTATAGGAGCCGTTATCTTACTGAAATGATGATATGAAATATCCAATTTTGCAATTGGTTTTTTTGCCCTCCCTTCTTTCCATAAATTTCTGAAGGCAAATACCCAACGGGATTGGCCAATGGCAAATGCAAGAAAAAAGATAATTCCATTGGATATAGCAAAGGCTGCCATCATAAAGCTATAAGGTTGCCAGTCTTGATTTAACCCATATACAGCTGCGGCAATACTAAGTGCGGCAACTACCAGATTGGGAAGTCCCAACAGAAATTCATTTTTTGAAGTATGTTCCTTAGGAGTGGGAATATAAGGCACTTTGATGTTCAACAAAGTATAAATAAAACCAAGAATATAAATCCACCAGCTTCCAACCCTGAGAAGCCCCCCAAATACGTGAAGTCCCTGTTCATGGGAATCATGGAGCCACCTTTGAGCGTAAAGCCTAACCAAAAGATGACAAATCATAAATGGGACAAAATAATAATAGAAAATAAGAGGATCCAGCAACCATGGATACTCCCCCGACAATAAAGAAATTATAGGAACAGTTATGTCAATTAAAGCAATTAGACCAAACAAATAATATACTGGCATCAAGCCATAATGGATTTTCTGCTTCCATGTAAATTTCCTAAAGAGTTTTGGAAAAAGGTTAAACCAAAGATCAAAAGTTCCCCGGCTCCACTTCAATTGCTGACTATAGTAGGCAGAAAGACTAGTTGGCACCAAACCTCTCGACAAAATTTTTGGCACATAAACTGATTTCCAGCCATTTGCGTGAAGTAGCATCGAAGTATGCATGTCCTCGGTTAATCCGGGGGCATGCCCCCCAATGGAATCCAACGCTTCTCTGCGAAAAGTACAATTTGCCCCTATTGCTTGTGCGGTTCCAAATTTCCCCATAGACTGCATGAAGGGGCCATAAAAATTATAGGTTTGCTCGGCAGCTGCCCTGGCTACAAAAGTTTCCACCTGATTTTTGTAAGCTTGCACTACTTGTACATATCCGACTTTTGGATCTTCAAAAAACGAAAGAACATGATCTAAAAAATCCGGAAATGGCGCATGGTCTGGATCAAGTATGACACAGATTTCCCCTTTTGCCTGAGTCAATGCATTGTTGATATTTCCAGCCTTTGCATTTTCATGTGTATCTCTGGTTACATGAATTACTCCCAAATTCTTGCAAAGTTGTCGCAAAATAGGATCATTGCCTTCATCACAAAGGTAATTTTGATGAGGGTATTTTACGGCAACCATAGCCCTTAAGGTCTCTTCAATCATTTCATAGGGCTCCCCGGGACAAGCTGTTGTCAACATATCCACGCTTAGGTTAATTTTTGAAATTGCTTTAGTAGGTTCTGATGCTGGGATTCCAGCATAATGATACCACTCAAAAAGAATCTTTATGATCTTAAACATCAATGCCGTTGTCAACAAAATATAAAGCGTCAGGTGACCAATCCCAACCTCCTTAATAAATCCATACAAAAACACCAAAAGTGACAAAAGTGCCACAACGATGATAAAACGTATAAAATTTCTTGATTTAAGCATATATTAAATTCGTAAAACCTGAAAGGGACTAATTTACTTAAACATTTTTTGGATAATTTGCACTCTAGTAATCTAAAAATAATCGGGCGGCAAAAGAAAAATTTATTAGATTTTTTATAATTAACATTAGTTTATATGATTATCCGCTTTTCTACCAGTAACAGAAGAAAGGTGTCATAATATTCGGACAACATTTGCGGTCACGGCTACTTCGGTCACCCGTCATCCCCGCCTGCCGTCGGGCAGGGGTCTTCCGTCCAGTAAAACAAGGGAAATATGGCTACTGGCATCATTGCGGATAATCACATAGTTTATTTAAAATTCTAATAAATAGCCTTTATTTTAAAACAGAATAAGTCTTTGATTTACAAAAATTCAGCAAATTCAAAGATCGATTGCAAAAATAAATCAAAATATTATCTTTTTTATCATATTTGTACTTTACAAATATGATAAAAAAGATCATTATGCTAAAAAAATATAGTGCTATCATCCTTGCTATTTATATTTTTTCAGGATGTCAAAATAAATCCAATCCAGACATCAGCCGAATAGTTGAAATAAAATACGAGGACGGAAGGGCGCAGCTTATAAGACACGGAAAACCTTATCATATTATTGGAGGAGCTGGGCATGAACATATGGAGAAATTAGCTCTTTATGGCGGAAACTCCATCCGAACATGGAATACCCAAAAAGCATCTGAAATATTAGATGATGCCCATTCTTTTGGGCTTACGGTAACTTTGGGATTAGAGGTAGGAAATGAATGGTGGGGTGATGACTTTAGCTATTGGAGCTTCAACAAAGTCGATCAAAAGATAGAGGGATTACGGAAGACTGTTAAAGAATTCAAAGACCATCCTGCCCTATTAATGTGGGGTATAGGAAATGAAGTTCATCTTTTTGGGGGAAACAGGTGGATTGTGTACCATACCATCAATAAAATAGCGAAAATGATTCATGAGGAAGATCCCAATCATCCTGTCATGACCGCTATTCCCGTAGGTTTTAAATATGATAGATACACTTTTTCTCATTTACTGATGCCTGATGTAGATATTTTAGGTTTTAATGCCTTTGACAGACTTCCCTATATTTACAGTTTAATTTATGAACGCACAGGTTGGAAAAAAGCTTATATTTTATCCGAGTGGGGCGCATCTGGCCCTTGGGAATCCAATACAACTGAGTGGGGCGAACCCCCTACAGAATGGGGGGCTCCGAAAGAACTAAGCAGCACACAAAAAGCCAAAATAGTGTCACATTATTGGGATATAATCAAAAATGACGATCATTTATATTTAGGAGGATATGCCTTTTATTGGGGGCACAAAATAGAAAGAACTCATACCTGGTTTAGTTTATTTTCAGAGGAAGGGCTGGAAACAGAAACCGTAAATGTATTACAAAATCAATGGTCAGAAAATAAACCGAATAACTGGGCTCCTCAAATTGATAGTTTACAACTTATTGCTCCAATGCGGCGTGACAATTTTTATTTAGTAGCAGATTCTGTGTATACTGCAAATATTTTTGCAAATGACCTGGATCAGGATTCTTTGACTTTCCGTTGGGAGTTAAGACCGGAAGATGCTCCTTTTTTTGGTAGTGATAAGTTTAAAAATAATATGCGCCACCTTTTGTTATCTGAAAATTACCCCTCAACACAATTTCGGACACCTACTGAAGAAGGTCCTTACAGGCTTTTTGCTTTTGTCTATGATGGAAAGGGACATGTGGCCCACAAAAATATTCCTTTTTATGTTATATTGAGTAAATGAAGAAATGACTGCATGATATGCTCAACAATTTACCCTAACCACACCACCTGCCACTAAAAAACTTATTCTTACCCTTTCACTCTTTCTTGGCATGAGACTAAACCTCTCGATGAGCTATCTGATAAATCCATGCTTCTAAAGCATAAAAAACCCCTGGATCCTTATAAGATTAACTCCAGGGGTTTTATGTTTTAGCATTTGTTTCCTTTAAATCTGCTCTATATCAAGATCTTCACAGTTTAATAAACTTCTTACTTGAAAGATTATGCCCATTTCCTATCAAATGAAGTACATATACCCCGTTGTTTAAATCGGAAACATCCAGTATCGCTGTTGACTCCTTGGGACTGGCATTAAACGATTTTTGTGCTACCCCATTCATTGATACTATCCTGAATTCGAAGTCATATACTCCATCCAGATTGCTGAATATCACATTCAGATAATCGGTCGTAGGATTTGGCCCTATTACATATTCCAAGAGTACATTCGGGATGTCTTTTGATTGATTACCAACTGCCTTTAACACCACCGGATCAGAGAAATAAGTTTTACCGTTTGAATCAGTGATCCTCCCCACAAGCTGATGGTTTCCTTCAGGGATGTTTT from Algoriphagus sp. NG3 encodes the following:
- a CDS encoding glycosyltransferase — protein: MNKNRDKSIVHISFDFPDSINNNKTKAISNLINAQKEFKNIVFSLNRTANPFADFNYKKEHYGYSLNIYGLPYGIGLRIWMYFAFKKIHKLISREKINVDLIHGHKLSFEGLISRNLSQELSVPYIISVRGYTDFTAIKFSPFNRKLFLKILQKSSKVIYLTPWSKDKVQQIFSEKVSGKKSLILPNIIILNDITINTQERFPDKFVTVFNLDSYKAKNIKRTILAMNIVHKKYPQLKLDIIGGGKSAKKIQSYIDTCTFPSNFALLGPMEHKKVLTQYCKYLGFLLPSFPETFGLVFIEALYSGIPILYSRKSGVDGYFDDYQIGKKVKYDSVEDIASAIIKIYTENSTYRKSIQELKENNGFQKFSQNHITTEYSYLLQKLLN
- a CDS encoding polysaccharide lyase, with the translated sequence MKIINIVVLTSNPTLVLLVTLVSFIFQINQANFILVKVNRSMSQISGSHKTVSESNTSEWSDLEPDWMHDDFVIFKMIDFEDHQVGDYTNSQFRKDWKSNRELYQPNTSKIMSVDDKKVLGNYYPQGTWGRGGGLNQWVRISPYVSDIEEIYMTYRIKFQKEFDWGLVGKLPGFSLGPVQTVASGGDGPNIGNKGASTRMLWLENGKLCLYVYHHNMKYKYGDDMGIGSFGQLVSGIWHEVTLRIVCNDVGKENGIMQVWLDGKLVATSNKIELRTERSPQHLEEIAISTFMGGADVRFASAKDQFMFIDDIYIWKYSESYLARNPSVPYGQNLHIISDKLYNPLQIQQ
- a CDS encoding polysaccharide deacetylase family protein translates to MKDKLKKILLFYQIYKKLTRPSLKLNENGGVVITFDDKSISDWNSTHEVLLKYNWKATFCVSEIDTLSSEEIEKLKDFQEYGHEISGHGYNHVDAVKYVKKHGIDSYLDSEVLPMIESMKQKSLTVKSFAYPYGKHSKKIDASLLKYFNIVRATSYGRIPPSLHTCYFNYSSMVQGIGIDSIYKHMDEKYLMKLLSYAKEKKKILILYGHRTSKDNLNGYNVNPSVLETISKYIIDHNMKFYTLSDLHNLRVNHLKQRENA
- a CDS encoding glycosyltransferase produces the protein MLISCCVNTYKRPILLKKLLLSLEKQKLEKDWKLEIIIVDNDELEQGKLVVEEFRKCSNLNIHYYTQPIKNISVTRNKGVKFAKGEIIMFIDDDGFAAEDWIFEMMKCMENYEADAVFGTVLPYYEEGVPELYIKGKFFDRLIQNTGEPATYKRTTNCLIKSVVLKQINGPFDPKDGLTGGEDSNLFEKLRVLGAKLVFCKEGIVHDHVPINRANLKWLIQRKFREGLGFTAIKLKHANRTFLTGFYYFLRAIIFLFISFVLFLVCFPFKIQRTKWLLNCISNIGHLSAFAKIEYREYE
- a CDS encoding glycosyltransferase; the protein is MLKSRNFIRFIIVVALLSLLVFLYGFIKEVGIGHLTLYILLTTALMFKIIKILFEWYHYAGIPASEPTKAISKINLSVDMLTTACPGEPYEMIEETLRAMVAVKYPHQNYLCDEGNDPILRQLCKNLGVIHVTRDTHENAKAGNINNALTQAKGEICVILDPDHAPFPDFLDHVLSFFEDPKVGYVQVVQAYKNQVETFVARAAAEQTYNFYGPFMQSMGKFGTAQAIGANCTFRREALDSIGGHAPGLTEDMHTSMLLHANGWKSVYVPKILSRGLVPTSLSAYYSQQLKWSRGTFDLWFNLFPKLFRKFTWKQKIHYGLMPVYYLFGLIALIDITVPIISLLSGEYPWLLDPLIFYYYFVPFMICHLLVRLYAQRWLHDSHEQGLHVFGGLLRVGSWWIYILGFIYTLLNIKVPYIPTPKEHTSKNEFLLGLPNLVVAALSIAAAVYGLNQDWQPYSFMMAAFAISNGIIFFLAFAIGQSRWVFAFRNLWKEGRAKKPIAKLDISYHHFSKITAPIIIICLIVSSFFLIQLPSDSNSGEMEKTLNKINIGGFYTGIQLPTTRKESGLESIFVAEKEVDHSWSVISSSLLWSSDPLPTALWQSIIEHGAIPMITWEPRTNLFDEYKDHPDLSQNKRVFRHISEGYFDDYIDQMAVSIRSLGFPVFLRFAHEMDNPKHPWSTTGGNLPEDFVAAWRYIHDRFEILGVQNVTWVWNPWEPSAIETYFPSGKAYPESRYVDWIGISCFNYGTVGPDGRWKSFEELYQPLQKRIQELGIDLPIMISELGSTSYGGDAISWNKNVLKEIQDKHPEILSAVLYYQNPDSSHFEKENSQEMDWTYEYSSISDVLSNFDTPRLAIFQQAQKETKDHQNRLVRGGFGNFSLEVDGKQFYMKGICYSAGDEWREGFLPLSRKQLEHDFKQIKEMGANTIRRYEPSIYDRNILKIAEENDLKVMYGFWFDPAIDYYGDEDAVKAYEKKVLNYVRKYKNEKSIVAWNIGNETWGLLKKNFEKPYLTLTRRAYLNFLERLAQKIHQLDPSRPVFSTEEHEYYQMASTLHEMATYAPSLDVIGVNSYYKESIQGLKEEITKFDTLRPYVVTEFGPKGYWSQEFGDYKDDNLLIELSSLSKAKWYDVQWKDYIEFNKGYNLGGFAFSWRDRYEGTATWFGITDYKGRLKPTYYYLQRAWLGDNLTYQEKFPEIAIVGHWYPLASGEKIWLSAATVNGYEGKLKYEWEVFDEGSWNKSTAISSTMDDNKFVEIIMPSGKSNSRVYVYATDTLGNVVTASRPLIFQ